In the genome of Ignavibacteriales bacterium, one region contains:
- the lpxB gene encoding lipid-A-disaccharide synthase, which produces MSEKKLMIIAGEISGDLHGASLVEELKKINSSIQISGIGGDRMKNAGMKLLYHIHDMAFLGFVEVIKHLPFIKKVQRGLINFVKENNIRNVVLIDYPGFNLSIAKKLKALNVNVIYYISPQVWAWGAGRIKKIKKLVDKMLVVFPFEEDMYKREKMNVEFVGHPLIERINAYNFLSKEDLYEKLNLEKGKEILLLLPGSRQNEVKEIFSETISAAIKLAEDFNLQVVVACSENISEELLYSLTDKRAFKIAKGFTYDLMKHAKFGIIKSGTSTLEAGIMSLPMIIVYKTSMITYLIGKSLVKLKHIGMANIILSDSVVPELIQDKVKSEIIYAETSKILLDESRYSNIKNRLGRIKEKLGGEGASGKAALSIMKFVNEF; this is translated from the coding sequence ATGTCAGAGAAAAAGTTGATGATAATAGCAGGTGAAATTTCGGGTGATCTTCACGGCGCTTCACTTGTTGAAGAATTGAAGAAAATTAATTCTTCAATTCAGATATCCGGAATCGGCGGGGACAGGATGAAGAACGCTGGAATGAAACTTCTCTATCATATTCACGATATGGCTTTCCTTGGCTTTGTTGAGGTGATTAAACATCTGCCGTTCATAAAAAAAGTTCAGAGGGGACTTATAAATTTTGTAAAAGAAAATAATATCAGGAATGTAGTTCTTATTGATTACCCCGGATTCAATTTAAGCATTGCAAAAAAACTAAAGGCGTTAAATGTGAATGTAATTTATTACATCTCGCCGCAGGTTTGGGCTTGGGGAGCCGGAAGAATTAAAAAGATCAAAAAGCTTGTTGATAAAATGCTTGTGGTTTTTCCTTTTGAAGAAGATATGTATAAACGTGAAAAGATGAATGTTGAGTTTGTTGGTCATCCGCTTATCGAAAGGATTAATGCTTATAACTTTTTGAGTAAAGAGGATCTTTATGAAAAACTAAATCTCGAAAAGGGAAAAGAAATTTTATTGCTGCTTCCCGGAAGCAGGCAAAATGAAGTGAAAGAAATTTTTTCTGAGACCATCTCGGCGGCAATAAAGTTAGCTGAAGATTTTAATCTGCAGGTTGTAGTTGCCTGTTCAGAAAATATTAGTGAAGAACTACTTTATTCGTTAACTGATAAACGCGCATTCAAAATCGCTAAAGGTTTTACATACGATTTAATGAAGCATGCAAAGTTCGGGATAATAAAATCAGGTACATCAACACTTGAAGCTGGAATAATGTCACTCCCGATGATTATTGTTTACAAGACAAGTATGATCACTTACCTGATTGGAAAAAGTCTTGTAAAGCTTAAACACATTGGAATGGCAAACATAATTCTGAGTGATTCAGTTGTCCCTGAACTAATTCAGGATAAAGTAAAATCTGAGATCATATATGCTGAGACATCGAAAATATTATTAGATGAATCACGCTACTCAAATATAAAAAACAGACTTGGTAGAATAAAAGAAAAATTAGGCGGCGAAGGTGCATCAGGTAAAGCTGCGCTTTCAATCATGAAATTTGTTAATGAGTTTTAA
- a CDS encoding isoprenylcysteine carboxylmethyltransferase family protein has protein sequence MANVAAKFFKYRSYTPLPFLAVMLLYNNSNIWSLIAGFIIALAGEGLRLWGVSWAGSETRTTGNVGGTFLIISGPFAYVRNPLYVGNILIYTGLGIMSFAIFPYLQIAGLVFFYLQYHFIVKEEEQYLKKAFSNGYEEYTKNVPRFIPRLTKYKSGSVQQPPFNFKAGLKSERRSFQAFMFVAVTILIIWFLRRL, from the coding sequence ATGGCTAACGTTGCAGCAAAATTTTTTAAGTACAGAAGTTACACACCATTACCTTTCCTGGCTGTTATGTTGTTGTATAATAACAGCAACATCTGGAGCCTGATTGCAGGGTTCATAATCGCTCTTGCAGGTGAAGGACTTAGACTATGGGGGGTAAGCTGGGCTGGTAGCGAAACAAGAACAACCGGTAATGTCGGCGGAACTTTTTTGATTATAAGCGGACCGTTTGCTTATGTAAGAAACCCGCTGTATGTCGGAAACATTCTTATCTACACCGGACTTGGAATAATGTCATTTGCAATTTTTCCTTACCTGCAGATTGCAGGATTAGTTTTCTTTTATCTTCAATATCATTTCATTGTCAAAGAAGAAGAACAATACCTGAAGAAAGCATTCAGCAATGGCTATGAAGAATACACTAAGAATGTGCCGAGATTTATTCCACGCTTAACAAAATATAAATCGGGATCAGTACAACAGCCGCCGTTTAATTTTAAAGCGGGATTAAAATCCGAACGAAGAAGTTTCCAGGCATTCATGTTTGTTGCAGTTACAATTTTAATTATCTGGTTCTTAAGAAGATTATAA
- a CDS encoding T9SS type A sorting domain-containing protein, producing the protein MFPDNTYATLTFIENERNINFIVQYAGVIIFFFVFCTAALGQWANNTSANTQLVVNSNDPINISTLSDGGSGFFILWEDSKIAGTPEIRFLHIDNGGNPGFRADGKSVTISSIKKSEPVGSTGSGNTMVVAWKDYSANSIGQIFVQRVDIKGYLLWGENGLQVSGVNSIASDYAVQCNNEGTSFISYVSKASETGSESSIMIQKISADGRLLLPGDGIKVHNSRNRKSFTSIVADDSGGAFIFWTENINNKTLIHSQHIDASNKLTFIKKPLLVTGQNSNVLKYSVYKADGNNVYLLWQLHKGDANIKHQLLNISGKLLWKENSLQVSVSGTNPQAFISGEEIFLSWTDESNNSKDIFVQKYNFKGEGLWKKPGINVNNLQGDQFGQRITGDENGDIITTWIDRRIDSLYGNVYVQKINNDGGFVWDENGIAAGTYTNSLKSYLSILPDRIGGAIIVFKDKREKLNNIYAQKIFSSGTFVSQITNFSTEISGDSVRIKWQSANEGQGTTYNIERTNQLDESGTYWSIVGSIPSAGSKDLNKYTFYDRPLENGTIYYRITQSGSKNFTQTSEIIRLNYFENSSEITVAQNIPNPFSDSTMISFYLPAEMLVTVEFFDLNIQKVGEIVKEKFPAGTNKITFVAKDIPSGIYFYRFKAGDVVEVKKMVVSK; encoded by the coding sequence TTGTTTCCTGATAATACATACGCAACTTTGACATTCATCGAGAATGAAAGAAATATTAATTTTATAGTTCAATATGCGGGTGTAATAATTTTCTTTTTTGTTTTTTGTACCGCAGCATTAGGACAGTGGGCTAATAATACTTCGGCTAACACACAGTTGGTGGTAAACTCTAACGACCCTATAAATATTTCAACATTGAGTGACGGCGGTTCAGGTTTTTTTATTTTATGGGAAGATTCCAAGATTGCAGGTACTCCTGAAATAAGATTCCTTCATATAGATAACGGCGGTAACCCTGGGTTCAGGGCTGATGGAAAGTCAGTTACAATTTCTTCAATTAAAAAATCAGAACCTGTTGGAAGCACCGGGTCAGGCAATACAATGGTGGTTGCCTGGAAAGACTATTCAGCAAATTCAATCGGACAAATTTTTGTTCAGCGCGTGGACATAAAAGGATACTTGCTCTGGGGAGAGAATGGACTGCAGGTTTCCGGTGTTAATTCCATCGCATCCGATTATGCAGTACAATGTAACAATGAAGGCACGTCATTCATCTCATATGTTTCTAAAGCAAGCGAAACCGGGTCAGAGTCTTCAATTATGATCCAGAAAATTTCAGCTGATGGAAGATTACTTTTGCCCGGCGATGGAATTAAAGTTCATAACTCCCGCAACAGGAAAAGTTTTACGTCCATAGTGGCTGATGATTCAGGTGGTGCTTTTATTTTCTGGACAGAAAATATCAATAACAAAACTCTTATTCATTCACAGCACATTGATGCGTCTAATAAACTGACTTTCATCAAAAAGCCGCTTTTAGTAACCGGACAAAATTCAAATGTACTCAAGTATTCAGTTTATAAAGCTGACGGCAACAACGTTTATCTTTTATGGCAGCTACATAAAGGTGATGCTAATATTAAACATCAGCTTTTGAATATATCGGGAAAACTTTTGTGGAAAGAAAACAGTCTGCAGGTATCAGTCAGCGGGACAAATCCACAGGCATTCATTTCCGGTGAAGAGATATTTCTTTCATGGACAGATGAATCAAATAATTCCAAAGATATTTTTGTTCAAAAGTATAATTTTAAAGGCGAAGGGCTCTGGAAGAAACCGGGTATTAATGTAAATAATTTGCAGGGCGATCAGTTTGGTCAGAGAATTACTGGTGATGAGAATGGTGATATCATAACAACCTGGATAGACAGACGGATCGACTCTCTCTATGGCAATGTGTACGTTCAGAAAATTAATAACGATGGCGGATTTGTCTGGGATGAAAATGGAATTGCTGCAGGGACTTATACAAATTCCTTGAAAAGTTATTTGTCAATTCTTCCCGACAGAATCGGTGGAGCGATAATTGTATTTAAAGACAAAAGAGAAAAACTAAATAATATTTATGCTCAGAAAATTTTCAGCAGCGGTACGTTTGTTTCACAAATAACAAATTTCAGTACAGAAATATCTGGGGATTCAGTAAGGATAAAATGGCAATCAGCCAACGAAGGACAGGGCACAACTTACAATATTGAGCGAACGAATCAGCTCGATGAATCAGGTACATACTGGAGTATTGTTGGCAGTATACCATCCGCCGGAAGTAAGGATTTAAACAAGTATACTTTTTACGACCGTCCGCTGGAAAATGGAACCATCTATTACAGGATTACTCAAAGCGGTTCTAAAAATTTTACACAAACCTCGGAAATTATCCGGCTGAATTATTTTGAAAACTCTTCTGAGATAACAGTTGCGCAGAATATCCCCAATCCTTTTAGCGATTCAACAATGATATCGTTTTATCTTCCTGCCGAAATGCTTGTGACGGTTGAATTTTTTGATCTTAACATTCAGAAAGTCGGCGAGATTGTTAAGGAAAAATTCCCTGCAGGAACTAACAAAATTACTTTTGTCGCAAAAGATATTCCCTCTGGAATTTATTTCTACAGGTTTAAAGCCGGTGATGTTGTTGAAGTTAAAAAAATGGTTGTCTCTAAATGA
- the lpxK gene encoding tetraacyldisaccharide 4'-kinase: MDLLKFILLPFVPVYSFVMYVRNLFFDKGIFKSTKVNAKVISVGNITVGGSGKTPTVIYLSNLLKNESLNVGVLSRGYGRKSSGYLLVSDGKSTLTEVSKCGDEIYQTAIECKVPAAVSENRVKGSEKFIRDTNVKVIILDDAYQHRWIYRDINVLICEQRFLTEPEYFRRKLLPAGSMRESFKAISRADLVIINRKFSEQKEIPSELKKYFEGKKIFTAKYKAVSFVDVKKKTSYDLQDFEGQKSLVVSGVANPFSFLNALKQTRVETVNKIIFRDHKNYTLKEVQRIRKEFYATNSHSVVTTEKDAVKLSMFSKELDDIDIFYLKIEIVPDDEKSFRDFIINKLT; the protein is encoded by the coding sequence ATGGATCTGTTAAAATTTATACTGCTTCCGTTTGTGCCTGTTTACAGCTTTGTGATGTATGTGCGCAACCTGTTCTTTGACAAAGGAATTTTCAAATCAACAAAAGTAAATGCGAAAGTTATCTCGGTTGGAAATATTACTGTCGGCGGTTCCGGTAAAACTCCGACTGTTATCTACCTGTCGAATCTTTTAAAGAATGAATCATTGAATGTTGGAGTATTAAGCAGAGGGTATGGAAGAAAATCGAGCGGCTATCTTCTGGTAAGTGACGGCAAAAGTACTCTTACTGAAGTAAGTAAATGCGGAGATGAAATTTACCAGACAGCGATTGAATGTAAAGTCCCTGCTGCCGTTAGCGAGAACAGGGTTAAAGGATCAGAAAAATTTATTCGAGATACAAATGTTAAAGTTATAATTCTTGATGACGCGTATCAGCATAGATGGATTTACAGAGACATAAATGTTTTGATTTGTGAACAAAGATTTTTAACCGAGCCGGAATATTTCAGAAGAAAACTACTGCCTGCCGGTTCTATGAGAGAATCGTTTAAGGCAATAAGCAGAGCCGATTTAGTAATCATCAACAGAAAATTTTCGGAACAGAAAGAAATCCCTTCTGAGCTAAAAAAATATTTTGAAGGAAAGAAAATTTTTACAGCAAAATATAAAGCTGTTTCCTTTGTTGATGTAAAAAAGAAAACAAGTTATGATCTCCAGGATTTTGAAGGTCAAAAAAGTCTGGTCGTATCAGGTGTTGCAAACCCGTTTTCATTTCTCAATGCACTTAAGCAGACAAGAGTTGAAACGGTCAACAAAATAATTTTCAGGGATCACAAAAATTATACGCTCAAAGAAGTGCAGAGAATAAGAAAAGAATTTTACGCAACGAATTCACATTCGGTTGTAACTACTGAAAAAGATGCAGTTAAACTTTCAATGTTTTCAAAAGAGCTTGATGATATAGATATCTTTTATCTTAAAATAGAAATTGTACCTGATGATGAAAAATCATTCAGAGACTTTATAATTAACAAACTGACGTAA
- a CDS encoding lysophospholipid acyltransferase family protein yields MSFKKLKQDTLRFIGNIILVSALKLLCGSLRITEKNKNVIDELEQAGKTYVLAFWHGTMLLPWFLFKNKNVAGLTSKSKDGDLLAKVLKEWNYKVVRGSSNEGGEVALGIMIDHVKNKIPLLITPDGPRGPEFKFKAGAVITAKKGNVPLVLMGVGVEKKRILKSWDKFQVPKFFSKAKVIYSDPVYVGSSLSYDETSDKINECESMLNKLQDEAGIFS; encoded by the coding sequence ATGAGTTTTAAGAAGCTAAAACAGGATACATTAAGATTTATCGGGAACATAATTTTAGTTTCAGCATTAAAACTTCTTTGTGGTTCTTTGAGAATAACTGAAAAAAATAAAAATGTAATTGATGAACTTGAGCAAGCAGGTAAAACTTATGTGCTAGCCTTCTGGCATGGAACAATGCTTTTGCCCTGGTTCCTGTTCAAAAATAAAAATGTTGCAGGCTTAACAAGCAAAAGTAAAGACGGCGACTTGCTTGCAAAGGTTTTAAAGGAATGGAATTATAAAGTTGTACGCGGCTCAAGCAATGAAGGCGGAGAAGTTGCGCTTGGAATTATGATCGATCATGTAAAAAATAAAATTCCTTTACTCATAACTCCTGATGGTCCGCGTGGTCCTGAATTTAAATTTAAAGCAGGCGCGGTTATAACAGCCAAAAAAGGGAACGTCCCTTTGGTGCTGATGGGTGTAGGGGTTGAAAAGAAAAGAATATTAAAAAGCTGGGATAAATTCCAGGTGCCTAAGTTTTTTTCAAAAGCAAAGGTGATTTATTCTGATCCGGTTTATGTTGGTTCATCACTTAGTTATGATGAGACTTCGGATAAAATAAATGAATGTGAAAGTATGTTAAATAAACTTCAGGATGAAGCAGGAATATTTAGTTAA
- a CDS encoding MtnX-like HAD-IB family phosphatase encodes MNKVFKIFVDFDGTITKQDVGEMIFRKFGNAEQTDKIISDYLTKKISAKECWVQLCETTGQINIDEFNNFIDSMEIDDTFHKLVKFSSDTNSEMIILSDGFDYYINRVLAKAGLNDIRYFSNKLSISHDFKLHPEFPYSDEMSISSANCKWNHILKHSSEDDFTVFIGDGLSDNETVQYCDYVFAKDSLLRFCEMERITFFPFKNFSDVVKKLEELNSKKRLKKRHQAVIKRKHAYMME; translated from the coding sequence ATGAATAAAGTATTTAAAATATTTGTTGACTTCGATGGTACGATTACAAAGCAGGATGTTGGTGAAATGATCTTCAGGAAATTCGGAAACGCTGAACAGACAGATAAAATTATTTCAGATTATCTAACAAAAAAAATATCCGCCAAAGAATGCTGGGTTCAGCTTTGCGAAACCACAGGTCAGATAAATATTGATGAGTTCAACAACTTTATTGATTCAATGGAAATCGATGACACATTTCATAAGCTGGTGAAATTTTCTTCAGATACGAATTCTGAGATGATAATACTCAGTGACGGTTTTGATTATTACATAAACAGAGTTCTTGCAAAAGCAGGATTGAATGACATAAGATATTTCTCGAATAAACTTTCGATATCACATGACTTTAAACTTCACCCTGAATTTCCTTATTCAGATGAAATGAGTATTTCATCTGCAAACTGTAAATGGAATCATATCCTTAAACACAGCAGCGAAGATGACTTTACGGTTTTTATCGGTGATGGTTTATCGGATAATGAAACAGTACAGTACTGTGATTACGTTTTTGCAAAGGACAGTTTACTAAGATTTTGTGAAATGGAACGTATAACTTTTTTCCCGTTTAAAAATTTTAGTGATGTTGTCAAAAAGTTAGAAGAGTTGAATTCAAAAAAGAGATTGAAGAAAAGACACCAGGCGGTAATCAAACGAAAACATGCTTATATGATGGAATGA
- the smc gene encoding chromosome segregation protein SMC: MYLSKLEILGFKSFAQKTTVNFNEGVTSIVGPNGCGKTNIVDAIRWCLGEQRSGALRSDKMENVIFNGTSSRKPMGMAEVSLTIENTKGILPTEYTDVTITRRIFRSGESEYLLNKNICRLKDITNLFLDTGIGANAYSVIELKMVETILSSKAEERRIMFEEAAGINKYKLRRRLALRKLDEVKADLTRVNDIVSEVEKKVNSLERQAKKADRYNKISSTLRELELDLAERELALFNFQKSEAKTRKEENFKTKLSLESELSRLDDEIKEVKSNLLALESKLKEKQTELNLQTEKIYNSQNQISLSEERNRSLEKNIERFRKEIEELKINLESSRLLINNSDSEMNSVRNKIGQAEKEKEELNLNVESLKVELDEKRSSLKNITEDQLEKFKEIANKSNDLSNIESTLQSRNNSIQKLNEKISSLTGNIAKTVGFIEDLSNEKSETEKRLAETELLYTRKQQEKEELEKALTPLKEKELEEKSLINALKEKISFVQNLIDNLEGISKGAKYLLENNGWSKSDKTLVAHAGNASDELRFAVEAALKNNLNNLLVESVEELRKGIQQLKRNKVGKASFLILDPDIQNKKNILQRLSDYFESRKAKKLSGETGFKAWAKDCIQTDVKWKPFFDSMLSGIAIVDTLETALNLHRSYPSFTITTLNGDYLDKSGIVEAGSEPKPDDSLFGRKQLLENLKNEFPAKEKILGKLRDEIKETEEKIDSIDLKVLSEKGRLLVNDIANLEKQISQFGFEKDRASDEIEKARREINELAAESNSLDNQKNKLKSELDNLEQIKLSIDTKLNDLEKDFGLSEASFNSAIEERNKISLLLERLSGELKNINNSVKHAEESIEATSRSIQKRTDDISASNEELTLLASVLSEEQKKLSELESLKSVLNDEEKNISQEYTAVRNTISETESHSTSLRKQREQTLDEIHSSDMRLNELEIKTENLLQNVQENYSLKVELKQFDDLQTFDFKQRTEEVHQLKQQVRSLGAVNLLAYSEFEEEKERFNFLMGQRNDLVESEKDIVRTIEEINTTAQSQFMETFEKIRGHFINIFRGLFNPGDEADLRMEENADPLEAKIEIIAKPKGKRPTSIELLSGGEKTLTAIALLFAIYLVKPSPFCILDEIDAPLDDANIDRFTRIIRDFSKDTQFIVVTHNKRTMEAASTLYGVTMQEEGISKLVSVRFNEDLNFVS; this comes from the coding sequence TTGTATTTATCTAAATTAGAAATATTAGGTTTCAAGTCGTTCGCACAAAAAACGACCGTCAATTTTAACGAAGGAGTAACATCCATCGTAGGTCCTAACGGATGCGGAAAGACTAATATCGTTGATGCTATAAGATGGTGCCTTGGTGAACAACGAAGCGGTGCTTTGCGAAGCGATAAAATGGAAAACGTAATTTTCAACGGAACCTCCAGCCGCAAACCAATGGGCATGGCTGAAGTATCGCTAACAATTGAAAATACAAAAGGTATACTTCCCACCGAATACACAGACGTAACAATAACAAGAAGAATATTCCGTTCAGGCGAAAGCGAATACCTGCTTAATAAAAATATCTGCAGGCTTAAAGATATAACCAACCTTTTCCTTGATACAGGAATAGGCGCTAACGCGTACTCAGTCATTGAATTGAAAATGGTTGAGACGATTCTTAGCAGTAAAGCGGAAGAACGCAGAATAATGTTTGAAGAAGCTGCGGGAATCAATAAATACAAACTTCGCAGACGACTCGCGTTAAGAAAACTCGATGAAGTGAAAGCCGATCTTACAAGAGTTAATGATATTGTGTCCGAAGTTGAAAAGAAAGTTAACTCACTTGAACGTCAGGCAAAAAAAGCGGACAGGTACAATAAGATTTCATCAACATTAAGAGAGCTTGAACTTGATCTTGCCGAACGTGAACTGGCTTTGTTCAATTTTCAGAAGTCAGAAGCAAAGACACGCAAGGAAGAGAATTTTAAAACAAAGCTTTCGCTGGAATCAGAACTTTCAAGGCTGGATGATGAAATAAAAGAAGTAAAATCAAACCTGTTAGCGCTTGAATCAAAGCTTAAGGAAAAGCAAACCGAGCTGAACCTGCAGACAGAAAAAATTTACAACTCCCAGAACCAGATATCCTTATCAGAAGAACGGAACAGATCTTTAGAAAAAAATATTGAACGATTCAGAAAAGAAATTGAAGAACTTAAGATAAATCTTGAAAGCTCCAGACTTTTAATAAATAATTCTGATTCGGAAATGAATTCGGTCAGGAATAAGATCGGGCAAGCTGAAAAAGAAAAAGAGGAACTGAATCTGAATGTCGAATCATTAAAAGTTGAACTCGACGAAAAAAGATCCTCACTCAAGAACATCACAGAAGATCAGCTTGAAAAGTTTAAAGAGATTGCAAACAAATCAAATGACCTTTCCAATATTGAATCTACTCTTCAAAGCAGGAATAACTCAATTCAAAAACTGAATGAGAAAATATCTTCTTTGACAGGTAACATCGCAAAGACAGTCGGGTTTATTGAAGACCTCTCTAATGAAAAATCAGAAACAGAAAAACGTCTTGCTGAAACGGAACTTCTTTACACAAGAAAGCAGCAGGAAAAAGAAGAACTGGAAAAAGCTCTAACACCACTTAAAGAAAAAGAGCTTGAAGAAAAAAGTCTGATAAATGCGCTCAAAGAGAAAATAAGTTTTGTGCAAAATCTTATTGATAATCTTGAAGGCATATCAAAGGGTGCAAAATACCTGCTTGAAAATAACGGCTGGTCAAAAAGTGATAAAACCCTGGTTGCACATGCCGGTAATGCTTCTGATGAACTACGTTTCGCTGTTGAGGCTGCACTTAAAAATAATCTTAATAATCTTCTGGTTGAGTCTGTTGAAGAGTTGAGAAAAGGCATTCAGCAGTTAAAGAGAAATAAAGTCGGCAAAGCGTCGTTTCTGATACTTGATCCGGACATTCAAAACAAGAAAAATATTTTACAGCGTCTCAGTGATTACTTTGAATCAAGAAAAGCAAAAAAACTTTCAGGTGAAACCGGGTTCAAAGCATGGGCAAAAGATTGTATTCAGACTGATGTAAAGTGGAAACCATTTTTCGATAGTATGCTAAGCGGCATTGCTATTGTCGATACACTGGAGACGGCGTTAAATCTTCACAGGTCATATCCTTCATTTACTATCACCACATTGAATGGTGATTACCTTGATAAATCCGGAATTGTTGAAGCCGGCTCGGAACCAAAGCCTGATGATTCATTGTTCGGAAGAAAGCAATTACTTGAAAATCTTAAAAATGAATTTCCCGCTAAAGAAAAAATACTTGGGAAGTTGAGAGATGAAATTAAAGAGACAGAAGAAAAGATTGATAGTATTGATCTGAAAGTGCTTTCAGAAAAAGGCAGACTGCTTGTTAACGATATTGCTAATCTTGAAAAGCAAATATCACAGTTCGGTTTTGAAAAGGACCGTGCATCGGATGAAATTGAAAAAGCACGACGTGAAATAAATGAGCTTGCGGCGGAATCAAATTCTCTTGATAACCAAAAGAATAAACTTAAGTCCGAACTTGATAATCTTGAGCAGATAAAATTATCAATTGATACAAAACTGAACGATCTAGAAAAAGATTTCGGGTTAAGTGAAGCCTCGTTCAATTCCGCAATCGAAGAAAGAAACAAAATTAGTTTATTGCTGGAAAGATTATCCGGTGAATTAAAGAACATTAACAATTCTGTTAAGCACGCTGAGGAATCAATTGAAGCGACAAGCCGTTCAATTCAAAAAAGGACTGATGATATCTCGGCTTCAAATGAAGAATTAACTTTGCTTGCCTCGGTTCTTTCCGAAGAACAAAAAAAATTATCAGAGCTTGAATCTCTTAAGTCTGTTCTGAATGATGAAGAAAAAAATATTTCACAGGAATATACTGCCGTAAGAAATACCATTTCTGAAACTGAATCTCACTCAACATCATTGAGGAAGCAGAGAGAACAAACACTCGATGAAATACATTCATCAGATATGAGGCTGAATGAACTTGAGATTAAGACAGAAAATCTTCTTCAGAATGTTCAGGAAAATTATTCGCTTAAAGTTGAACTGAAACAGTTTGATGATCTGCAGACATTTGATTTTAAACAAAGGACAGAAGAGGTTCATCAGTTAAAACAACAAGTCAGGTCTCTTGGTGCTGTTAACCTGTTAGCATATTCTGAGTTTGAAGAAGAGAAGGAACGCTTTAATTTTTTAATGGGGCAGCGCAATGATCTTGTTGAGTCCGAAAAAGATATTGTAAGGACAATAGAGGAAATTAATACTACTGCCCAGAGCCAGTTTATGGAAACATTTGAAAAAATACGCGGGCACTTTATAAATATTTTCCGCGGACTTTTTAATCCCGGCGATGAAGCTGACCTGCGGATGGAAGAAAATGCTGATCCTCTTGAGGCAAAGATTGAGATAATAGCAAAACCAAAAGGAAAAAGACCAACATCAATCGAACTCTTATCCGGCGGTGAAAAAACTTTGACTGCTATTGCACTGTTATTTGCAATCTATCTTGTTAAGCCAAGTCCGTTCTGTATCCTTGATGAAATTGATGCGCCTCTTGATGACGCAAACATCGACAGGTTTACAAGAATTATCAGAGACTTCAGTAAGGATACTCAGTTCATTGTTGTGACGCATAATAAAAGAACGATGGAAGCCGCAAGTACTTTATACGGTGTTACGATGCAGGAGGAAGGTATTTCCAAGTTAGTTAGTGTAAGATTTAATGAGGACCTGAACTTTGTTTCCTGA